In the genome of Fervidobacterium thailandense, one region contains:
- a CDS encoding M20 family metallopeptidase translates to MSSRLSPVELRHLLHQTPELAFSEAQTQRILIEAVESLGLRASTIAKTGLLVYLESEPELPTVLYRADMDALPIREETGWTYSSKNSNMHACGHDVHMAVAYGVLLRIVEDKLPGNYLFVFQPAEETIGGAKYVLEEMRERYKVKFATALHVTDEYKLGEFATTRGTLFACAMEVDAVFTGRSVHIAQKFRGVDALEKAVRFLHRFYSEPLDCDDVGRRVLVGFGKMRAGNVRNQLSDEAVVEGSIRGETLEIVAKTFENLSLMASTYGGTIRRGSLYPPVVNEAELVELFENFVVDNGYSIIDCGMKYTGEDFGFFSLKYPSLMFWAGTRTGDEIVGLHNPRFLPSDEVIPFLIDFVVKWLLKLWSFAAGREDAE, encoded by the coding sequence TTGAGCTCGAGATTGTCTCCGGTGGAACTCAGACATCTGTTGCACCAAACTCCTGAGTTGGCGTTTTCGGAGGCTCAAACGCAGCGGATCTTGATCGAAGCTGTTGAGTCCCTCGGACTGAGAGCCTCTACGATAGCGAAAACAGGCTTGCTCGTATATCTGGAGTCCGAGCCGGAGTTGCCGACGGTGCTATACAGGGCCGATATGGACGCCCTCCCAATCCGCGAGGAGACCGGTTGGACGTACTCATCAAAAAATTCGAATATGCACGCATGCGGTCACGACGTACACATGGCGGTGGCGTATGGGGTTTTGCTAAGAATAGTTGAAGATAAGTTGCCCGGCAACTATCTCTTCGTGTTCCAGCCTGCGGAAGAGACGATCGGTGGTGCAAAGTACGTTTTGGAGGAAATGCGCGAGCGCTACAAGGTGAAGTTTGCAACCGCACTACACGTAACCGATGAGTACAAACTTGGAGAGTTTGCCACCACAAGAGGGACACTCTTTGCGTGCGCAATGGAGGTAGATGCAGTTTTCACCGGAAGGTCAGTCCACATCGCTCAGAAATTCAGGGGCGTGGACGCACTTGAAAAGGCCGTTAGATTTTTGCACCGGTTTTACAGCGAGCCGCTCGATTGTGACGATGTTGGTAGGCGTGTGCTTGTGGGCTTCGGAAAGATGCGGGCCGGAAACGTGAGAAACCAGCTCTCGGATGAGGCAGTGGTTGAAGGTTCGATACGTGGCGAAACGCTCGAGATCGTTGCGAAAACTTTTGAGAACCTAAGCTTGATGGCTTCTACTTACGGAGGAACGATCAGGCGTGGAAGTTTGTACCCACCCGTTGTGAACGAAGCTGAGTTGGTTGAACTCTTCGAAAACTTTGTTGTGGATAACGGGTATTCTATCATCGATTGCGGTATGAAGTACACAGGCGAAGACTTTGGTTTCTTTTCGCTCAAATATCCATCCCTGATGTTTTGGGCAGGCACCAGAACCGGTGACGAGATCGTTGGTCTTCACAACCCTCGTTTCCTTCCCTCCGACGAGGTGATTCCGTTCCTCATCGATTTTGTGGTAAAATGGTTGTTGAAACTCTGGAGTTTTGCTGCGGGGAGGGAGGATGCAGAATGA
- a CDS encoding peroxiredoxin has product MGFPLIGDKVPEFTAKTTHGVINFPKDYAGKWVVLFSHPADFTPVCTTEFVAFQKRYEEFKKLNTELIGLSIDQVFSHIKWVEWIKEKLGIEIQFPIIADDRGQIAELFGMIHEGKGTNTVRAVFIIDPNGILRASLYYPQELGRNMDEILRMVKGLQLSDQNKVAIPANWPNNELLGDRVIIPPATDCATAEKRLKEYECYDWWFCHKKLEG; this is encoded by the coding sequence ATGGGATTCCCGCTGATTGGTGACAAGGTTCCCGAGTTCACAGCGAAAACGACGCATGGTGTTATTAACTTCCCAAAAGACTACGCTGGTAAGTGGGTCGTACTTTTCAGCCACCCGGCGGACTTCACACCGGTTTGTACGACGGAGTTCGTTGCGTTCCAGAAGAGGTACGAGGAGTTCAAGAAACTGAACACCGAGTTGATCGGTTTGAGCATCGACCAGGTGTTTTCCCACATCAAGTGGGTCGAGTGGATCAAGGAGAAACTTGGGATTGAGATCCAATTCCCGATCATTGCGGACGACAGGGGACAGATCGCTGAACTCTTCGGTATGATTCACGAGGGTAAGGGTACGAACACGGTTAGGGCGGTCTTCATCATTGATCCGAACGGTATCTTGAGGGCTTCGCTCTACTATCCACAGGAACTTGGAAGGAACATGGACGAAATACTCAGAATGGTTAAAGGTTTGCAACTTAGTGATCAGAACAAAGTTGCAATTCCTGCCAACTGGCCAAACAACGAACTGCTCGGTGACAGGGTCATCATTCCACCGGCAACCGACTGTGCAACGGCTGAAAAGAGACTCAAGGAATACGAATGTTACGATTGGTGGTTCTGCCACAAAAAGCTCGAGGGCTAA
- a CDS encoding Na+/H+ antiporter subunit E, whose protein sequence is MNFSVFLVSFFTWMVLTWSLDPQELAIGLLVSFVVSVVFKRYYKITLDAKFPVRFLRFVFVYVPVFMWEMIKANLDVGSRVIMPDMGLKPGFVKVRTDLKSEVGKLVLANSITLTPGTITLDIDGQELHVHWIEVSGTDESSKKAIYGRFEKVLKGVFE, encoded by the coding sequence GTGAATTTTTCGGTCTTTCTTGTGAGCTTTTTCACATGGATGGTACTTACTTGGTCACTCGACCCTCAGGAGCTCGCGATAGGACTTTTGGTCTCCTTCGTCGTTTCGGTTGTCTTTAAAAGGTATTACAAGATAACACTTGATGCGAAATTTCCAGTGAGGTTTTTGAGGTTCGTGTTCGTTTACGTCCCCGTTTTTATGTGGGAGATGATCAAAGCGAATCTCGATGTGGGTTCCAGGGTGATCATGCCCGATATGGGATTGAAACCGGGGTTTGTGAAGGTAAGAACGGACTTAAAAAGTGAAGTGGGGAAACTCGTCCTGGCAAATTCCATTACGTTAACTCCCGGCACGATAACACTCGATATCGATGGGCAAGAACTTCACGTACACTGGATAGAAGTCTCCGGTACAGATGAGTCATCAAAGAAAGCCATTTACGGTAGATTTGAAAAGGTTCTTAAGGGGGTGTTTGAATGA